Proteins found in one Triticum urartu cultivar G1812 chromosome 4, Tu2.1, whole genome shotgun sequence genomic segment:
- the LOC125550521 gene encoding uncharacterized protein At1g28695-like — MVIGPKKARSWTQLPCPHRLLCVPEHCASARFVAVAAVCLLVVVGTYYVLCSPADADGQRQVESSGCNYRTTYPIDSGGDDLEAALRGAADANRTLILSVLNKAYAEEDGLLDLFVRSLREGEGTAQLLSHVLLVAMDRPAYRRCMSLGGIRCYRLPASRNGTQDLSSEQLYMSDGFIRMMWRRIRLLGDVLKHGYSFIFTDLDVMWLRNPFPSLNRTGEEDLLISSDKFNGRPRDYLSNELNTGFFFVVVNNRTAALFDEWHAAHGGSAGLKEQDVLNQMKRRHVFRRLGVRARVPDMARFSGFCQDSRDARQVATVHANCCRTMRAKIADLRAILRAARRLNGTTQLRWPPHSQCAKSWR, encoded by the exons ATGGTGATCGGGCCAAAGAAGGCGAGGAGTTGGACGCAGTTGCCATGCCCACACCGGCTGCTCTGCGTGCCGGAGCACTGCGCATCGGCCCGGTTCGTGGCCGTCGCCGCCGTCTGTCTCCTCGTCGTGGTCGGCACGTACTACGTGCTCTGCTCGCCGGCCGACGCCGACGGCCAGCGGCAAGTAGAATCCTCCGGCTGCAACTACAGAACTACTTACCCGATCGATTC CGGCGGCGATGATCTGGAGGCGGCGCTGCGCGGCGCGGCGGACGCGAACAGGACGCTGATCCTGAGCGTGCTGAACAAGGCGTACGCCGAGGAGGATGGCCTGCTCGACCTTTTCGTGCGGAGCCTGAGGGAAGGGGAGGGAACCGCGCAGCTCCTCAGCCACGTCCTCCTCGTGGCAATGGACCGGCCGGCATACCGCCGGTGCATGAGCCTCGGCGGCATCCGGTGTTACCGGCTCCCGGCGTCGAGGAACGGCACCCAAGACTTGTCGTCGGAGCAGCTCTACATGTCCGACGGGTTTATACGCATGATGTGGCGGCGCATTCGCCTCCTCGGCGACGTCCTCAAGCACGGTTACAGCTTCATATTCACG GATTTGGATGTGATGTGGCTGAGGAACCCGTTCCCGAGTCTCAACCGCACCGGGGAGGAAGACCTCCTGATCAGCTCCGACAAGTTCAACGGACGGCCGCGGGACTACCTCAGCAATGAGCTCAACACCGGCTTCTTCTTCGTGGTCGTGAACAACCGGACGGCGGCGCTGTTTGACGAGTGGCACGCAGCCCACGGCGGGTCCGCAGGCTTGAAGGAGCAGGACGTGTTGAATCAGATGAAGCGGCGGCACGTGTTCCGGCGCCTCGGCGTGAGGGCGCGCGTCCCGGACATGGCGCGCTTCAGCGGGTTTTGCCAGGACAGCCGGGACGCCCGGCAGGTGGCCACCGTGCACGCCAACTGTTGCCGGACGATGCGGGCCAAGATCGCTGACTTGAGGGCCATCCTCAGGGCCGCTAGGCGGCTCAACGGGACGACACAGCTGAGGTGGCCGCCGCACTCGCAGTGCGCTAAATCATGGAGATGA
- the LOC125550522 gene encoding cathepsin B-like protease 2 encodes MGGLLPLALLVVLSAAAAAPQLVGAARGDHSLPIIQEDIIRTVNNHPNAGWTAGHNPYLANYTIEQFKHILGVKPTPPGLLAGVPTKTYSRSEKEDLPKEFDARSKWSGCTTIGKILDQGHCGACWAFGAVECLQDRFCIHHGVNVSLSVNDIVACCGFLCGDGCDGGYPIFAWQYFVENGVVTDECDPFFDQVGCQHPGCEPAYPTPVCEKKCKVQNQVWEEKKHFSVDAYQVNSDPHDIMAEVYKNGPVEVSFIIYEDFAHYKSGVYKQITGRMVGGHAAKLIGWGTSDAGEDYWLLANQWNRGWGEDGYFKVIRGMNECGIEGDVNAGMPSTKNIAGSAFAI; translated from the exons ATGGGTGGCCTACTCCCGCTGGCGCTGCTCGTCGTCCtctctgccgccgccgctgcccctcAG CTCGTCGGAGCTGCGAGGGGAGACCATTCCCTTCCAATCATCCAG GAAGACATCATACGGACGGTCAACAACCATCCCAATGCCGGGTGGACGGCTGGACACAACCCCTACCTCGCAAACTATACT ATCGAGCAATTTAAGCATATCCTGGGAGTGAAGCCAACACCTCCAGGTTTACTGGCTGGTGTCCCAACCAAAACTTATTCAAGATCAGAAAAGGAGGATCTCCCAAAGGAGTTCGACGCCAGATCTAAATGGTCTGGCTGCACCACAATCGGGAAAATACTTG ATCAA GGTCACTGTGGTGCCTGCTGGGCCTTTGGTGCCGTGGAGTGTCTGCAAGATCGTTTCTGCATTCATCATGGCGTG AACGTTTCACTTTCTGTCAATGACATAGTGGCTTGCTGTGGGTTTCTGTGTGGCGATGGTTGTGATGGAGGATATCCTATCTTCGCATGGCAATACTTCGTCGAGAACGGTGTTGTTACTGACGAG TGTGATCCATTCTTTGATCAGGTTGGCTGCCAGCATCCTGGATGCGAACCTGCTTATCCTACACCTGTGTGTGAAAAGAAATGCAAGGTGCAGAACCAAGTTTGGGAGGAAAAGAAACATTTCAGTGTCGATGCATACCAAGTAAACTCTGATCCACATGACATCATGGCAGAGGTCTACAAGAATGGCCCTGTAGAAGTTTCTTTCATAATTTATGAG GACTTTGCACACTACAAGTCAGGTGTTTACAAGCAAATCACAGGTAGGATGGTGGGAGGTCATGCCGCCAAATTGATTGGATGGGGAACAAGTGATGCTGGCGAGGATTACTGG CTTCTTGCAAATCAGTGGAACAGAGGATGGGGCGAA GACGGGTACTTCAAGGTCATAAGGGGCATGAATGAATGTGGCATTGAAGGAGATGTTAATGCCGGTATGCCCTCGACAAAGAACATCGCGGGTAGCGCCTTTGCAATCTGA
- the LOC125550520 gene encoding peptide-N4-(N-acetyl-beta-glucosaminyl)asparagine amidase A-like: protein MAVPCVRLALLLCLMIPATVASPRSRSLRKSPAHASASRPTAFFEVDRPPRARGSSGRRCSTLLLSASFGSTFDKAPATAAYSPPSCLVKAGGRASAISLAVLEWRAACRGPQLDRIFGVWLAGAELLRGSTAAPPPNGIVWSVSKDVTRYASLLAAAGNSTFAVYLGNHVNATLTGVYHANVTLHLYLRRTPTTKPTPATAPADLIVPMSRALPLNGGLWFPIQSAADVASKSVALPSNTYRAVLELYFSSHQDDELWYKNQPGYQNGPFREVTARVDGVLAGSVCPFPVIYPGGIYPLLWRPIAPIGSFNLPTYDIELTPFLGKLLDGKAHEFAFAVTNAMDVWYIDANLHLWLDPRGTATTAGLVSYAAPPTNTTSSKSADPVDTHYHATADRLVSATGWVKSSYGNITTNATRTFALDYLLTFETLDLTIVADTGVVATDGAGGVLYSAQTHGNFPLGWVYQQNSLTVTHGLEETTVAAGRWSSAPPYRSLRTTQSSLVEDEEGGGKSWGVRQTYRYNATDGCYFRNVTSSNYSVVSDHSNELCVKGAASAGVGTVTAALPAVNLP from the coding sequence ATGGCCGTGCCATGCGTTCGCCTCGCCCTCCTCCTCTGTCTGATGATCCCAGCCACCGTCGCCTCACCTCGGAGCCGGAGCCTGCGCAAATCCCCAGCCCACGCGTCGGCGTCGCGGCCGACCGCCTTCTTCGAGGTGGACCGCCCGCCACGCGCACGCGGCAGCTCCGGCCGCCGGTGCTCCACGCTCCTGCTGTCCGCCTCCTTCGGCTCCACCTTCGACAAGGCCCCTGCCACCGCCGCCTACTCCCCGCCAAGCTGCCTCGTCAAGGCGGGCGGCCGCGCCTCGGCCATCTCCCTCGCGGTGCTCGAGTGGCGCGCCGCCTGCCGGGGACCCCAGCTCGACAGGATCTTCGGCGTCTGGCTCGCCGGCGCCGAGCTCCTCCGCGGCAgcaccgccgcgccgcctcccaACGGCATCGTCTGGTCCGTCTCCAAGGACGTCACCAGGTACGCGtccctcctcgccgccgccggcaaCTCCACCTTCGCCGTCTACCTCGGCAACCACGTCAACGCCACGCTCACCGGCGTGTACCATGCCAACGTCACGCTCCACCTCTACCTCCGCCGCACGCCGACGACCAAGCCGACGCCCGCCACGGCTCCCGCCGACCTCATCGTCCCGATGTCGCGGGCCCTCCCTCTGAACGGCGGGCTGTGGTTCCCGATCCAGAGCGCCGCCGACGTTGCGTCCAAGAGCGTCGCGCTGCCATCCAACACCTACCGCGCGGTCCTCGAACTCTACTTCTCGTCCCACCAAGACGACGAGTTATGGTACAAGAACCAGCCCGGGTACCAGAACGGCCCGTTCCGCGAGGTTACCGCTCGTGTCGACGGTGTCCTCGCCGGCTCCGTGTGCCCGTTCCCCGTCATCTACCCTGGCGGCATCTACCCCCTCCTATGGAGGCCAATCGCCCCCATCGGCTCCTTCAACCTCCCGACGTACGACATCGAGCTCACGCCTTTTCTGGGCAAGCTGTTGGACGGCAAGGCGCACGAGTTCGCGTTCGCGGTCACCAACGCCATGGACGTGTGGTACATCGACGCCAACCTCCATCTCTGGCTGGACCCCAGGGGCACGGCGACGACGGCGGGCCTCGTGAGCTACGccgcgccaccgacgaacacgacGTCGTCCAAGTCCGCCGACCCCGTCGACACCCACTACCACGCGACGGCGGACCGGCTCGTCTCCGCCACCGGGTGGGTCAAGTCATCGTACGGGAACATAACGACCAACGCCACGCGGACGTTCGCCCTCGACTACCTCCTCACCTTCGAGACGCTGGACCTGACCATCGTTGCGGACACCGGCGTCGTCGCCACGGACGGCGCCGGCGGTGTCCTGTACTCGGCGCAGACGCACGGGAACTTCCCGCTTGGCTGGGTCTATCAACAGAATAGTCTAACCGTCACGCACGGGTTGGAGGAGACGACGGTGGCCGCCGGCCGGTGGTCCTCGGCGCCGCCATACCGGTCGCTGCGCACCACGCAGAGCAGCCTCGTGGAGGACGAGGAGGGAGGCGGCAAGTCATGGGGCGTCCGGCAGACGTACAGGTACAACGCCACCGACGGGTGCTACTTCAGGAACGTGACCAGCAGCAACTACAGCGTCGTGTCGGACCACTCCAATGAGCTGTGCGTGAAGGGGGCGGCATCCGCCGGAGTTGGCACTGTCACGGCCGCGCTACCGGCGGTGAATCTTCCATAG